In Phalacrocorax carbo chromosome 1, bPhaCar2.1, whole genome shotgun sequence, the genomic stretch TCTTTCATCTGAGATTATAGCTGAACAATcacttttccctcctttcctatATCTTTGTAAGGCGTTTGCCACCCAACAGCTATGACTCCCTGTTTTTTCAgcacttgctttctttttctcacatcctccatggaaatatttttgcttagaAAACAAGATCGTCCAACCTTAGCAGCCTCCCCTGCACACATTAAAGTGTTCTGTCGAAGGGTCTCAATGTAATTTACAAATAATAGAGTTGGTCTATCAATGATGCTCTCTCCTACCTGTGACACAGGTAAATAGTAACAACATGTTGTGATTTAGAGAGGAGTCAACTCACATGCTGCAATCAGAGCACCCTTTTACAGAAGGTCCATCCAGATTCACGTAAGGCACACTTCTGGGCAGGCAAAAAATATGAACTGAGAAACTGCCTTTCTGTCAAAGGTCTACTTTGCATCTCAACCTTGGGACGTGCAGGAAGCAACCCTTAATTTTGCAACCCTTGATCATGCAAATTGCAGCTGAAGACTGAAAGCAGAGCAGATTTGGGAAGGTGGATGTAAAGAGTGTGTAGGGCTGCCTCACCCTCTTTTCACTCCTCGGTCGCCATGAACACAGTTGCTTGTCAAGTATGATTTAGGGCAGCCTGGTCATGATCTCACCTAATTGTGTGGCTAACAGCTCCAAAATAGGACCCTGTGATCAAAATGTCGGGAAACATGAGGTCATGACATCAAAAGGCCTATTCCGTAGTTAAAGTATGGCTTTCAGGTGCTGCTGGCTTTAAAGCTCAGCAGTAAAACAAAGCGAAAATCTATATTTGGGGACCTTCATGGAAAGCATTACCATTTGCTGTTCATCAGAGTAACTAACTTCACAAAGTACTTCACAAAGTAACTAGCAattacaacaacaacagaaaaatttatCCAGCTTGTGAATATAATaagtttcaggatttttttttttttttttgccatagaGGTTAGTTAAACAATTTAACTAAGAATGCCATTGCTGAGCTCTGCAATAACCTGCACAGAACTGCATGGACCTACAGCAGTAGTCAATGGCTGACTCTCTCAGGAAAGGTTTTGTTATCCTTATATTGCTTGGCTTTTTTATACCACATCTGTGCTTGCTTCGTCATTCTGCCATCTGCTGTAACAAAATACTGGCAAAGCATCTCAGAAAACAACCCCTCCACACTTTAAAATGCTCCAACCCCTTGCACAGTCCTTTACTTCTCACAAGCTGTAGTGCTTATtatcctctcctcctcctttgttGGCCCCCCCACCACATGCATGATGAATTACATACGCGTACCAAGCATGGAGAACACAGAATCCCATTGATTTTGCCACAATGTTTCTATTAAATGAAATGAATGGTTATGCGCTTTACTTTGCTGCATAAATGCGTTTGCTGAAAGGTCAGAAATGGCAGATCATTatcattaaatttttaattttggaacTCCCAATCAGACTTGTTTCCTGTTTGGTATTGTCTGCAGACACACAATGTATAGCCGAGCGAAAGACTCTGATTGCTAAAGCATCAAAAAACAGAGTATGAGCAGAGTGGTTTCGAGCACACACTCTGTATAGTCCAGTCAAACTTTCTTCCTGGTGCAGCCGCACAAATCTCTTGGTAGCAGTAAACTTGCTGCACAGACTTCATTCCTGAACACATGTTCAAAGGtgataaaataaatgcagatgGTTTCCCAAAGCCTCAGTGGAgcatttttttactgttactAAATGGACTGTAAAAAATCTAGggaaaaaattgagaaaatacagtttgaCACAGACAGGCAATTTCAGAATAGCATTCGGTCGTTTGGgagaaaagctaaataaaatgtGTGTTTATAATGATCTATTGGCAAAACAATATTGACAAAGCATCTGAGCTGCCTAATGGGAGTGAGTTTTAGAATTCTCAAATTAAACTAGCACTACGAGCTGAATATTTGCCTTAATTACTTAACACACTTACAAAGGAGTTGGATCGGAACTTTGAATTCATTGTGCCATGACTAAAGTTGACAATAAAACCATCCCCAGCTACAGTGAAAAGAGGATTAGGCCTTAACAAATTTATTACAGGCTTTGTTTACAAAATTGTTACAAAATTATACAGCACCTTATGCGTACATAGGATTTACAAGAACGCGTAACTGATGTGTGTGATTGCTTCAATCTTTGGTTGAGatctgcatgtttttctttgcttgggGCCTGATCCAGCTTCCACTTGAGAAGGTGAGAatttttccactgactttagTGGAAACTGGATCAGATCCAGAGGGTAACATTTCCGTTCATTGTTATACTGGGGTGGGAAAGAGGCAGCCGATCTAATAACCTTACGCACCATgcttctttcttgttttatgTGTTTCAGATGATGGGTGTTGTATTTACTCTGATACATTTTTGCTGTCCACTTGTAAAATACTTGGTGCATTGGTAAAGTTAAGAGTCAAAGTCCAGTTCCTTTTACTGGGTTTACAGTGGAAAATGACAAACTGTTGCCTTTGAACCTATAAAGAATGAACTTCCCTTGATTTTCAGTGAGCAGAAATAAAGGCATTAGGATTGACTCTGAAGTTGTTTACATTGCTATAAACCTACATTTTCTCGCCCGTCTTCAGTAGAATTTCTTTGGATTTGCAGTGATGTGGACAAGCATGACATCCATACTGTAGGAACAAGGTAGTTTCCAAGTAATGGGGTATGAGGTCTGTAAGCAACAGTGACTAACCAAGCTCAGTCAGTTTTCTTACTTCCTCTTCTCATATGCAGATAGACCTATCTGGCATACTGAAGCATGGAGTTCTCTCAAGTTAATGTTCCATGACAATATCTGCTCTCAATTACTCACAGCATCTGAAAATGATCTTTATTTGGGAATTCAGGGTGTAAAATTAGTTTTTTTAACTTGCAAAAAATTTCAGTGGGACAGGACTGTGAAAAATATGCTTGTCCCTAATGGATaggggttatttttttccccgttGAAACTTAAACTTTCCTACTAGTAAAACTTCTGTtcacgatttttttttttttaatgtttgccaTGGAAGGAGAATGTGGGAAAAATTCCAGTCAGATCTATCAGATATCGAGTTCCTTGTTATATTGTGTACTCACTTTCCTTAAAATGATTGCCTTGGTATCAAACCTCTGAAGTTATTGCTTGAAGCAAATTTAAGGTTCAGTCCTGTGAGGTGATGATATTTCCTGTGAGGTAAATCCCCTGGCCTTATGTTGAAAATTGAGACGGTTCTCAAAACCTTTGTTCATAGCCTCCCTTTCAGAATTATACCTACATGCTCCAACATGGCTTTCAGGGTCACTGTTGTTCCAGTGCTTGGCCTCATGAGCAACTTGTCCATTTCTCTGGTGGTTTTACGATGTGTAATGCTCTCTGTAAGGGATTAGGGGAGACCATACCATTTGCTGCCTTTGATGACCTGTTGCAGATTTGAAGTTGGTTCTCCAGTAGTGAAAACTCCATGAACAAAGGCATCCTGCAACCTTGGTTTTGAGTGCTCTGATCTCATTCTCATTTGCAATGCTGAACCGACTACAACAGTGAAAGCTATGTTGTAAAAACCTAAGACCACTACAGATGTAATGTTTATCGAATGGCTGGCATTTTTCAGCCCTGACTGTGGGTTAAGGTCTAGCTAGACACAGATATAGCATATGCTGTTCAATCAAACCTGTTGATATCCATGGCAAGACTCTAACTTGCTTTTATGGGAGTGGGATCCCATCCAGAGCATTATAAAGCTGATGTATAATAGACTATATCTTCAAGTAGTGTAATTATTACTGTCCCCAGTAGAGCTACATGACAATACAAAGAAGAGTTTGAGGTATATATACGCTAGTACATTTGTCTGTCCTAAGTATCAACTCACTTGTATAATTGAAGAACTTCATTGTAACTATGGACTATCTGGATTTTAGTCACTATACTGCTCAAAAAGACATATTATTTCATGTCCCTATGAAAGCTACCAGGTTTGTTGAGCAGTTCTACACATTTTTACCACTGTGAAAAATGGAGAATGGATTGTTGAGGAGAGGAACAGCTTCATACAAGCTAAGGGCTCTTTTAATGTTAATACACTACCAGCTTTGTTTCTACTTTAAAAACTCAGGCAGAGGTAAATGGTGCAATAATTCAAACAAGATAATCAATTCATgtgagggagaagagactgtTCACAATAAAGAgtaaattctgaagaaaactaTGTATTATATTAATGATTAATTTAGATTGGTTCTTGGCTTCAGTAAGTTTCcactacaaatattttatatttttgtcatattttttcTATGATGAACTGGCAGCTTTAGAAACAGTTGCAAAACAAATGTGCCTCAAAAACATAAACGGAAGTTGCTGGATTATTAGCTGTTattctgaaatgcaaacagGGAAAATGGTCGTTTCACTGGCAAAACTGGCATAATACacagaaattgtattttatgGCTATAACTTTGACATCATCTGCAGGCTACAACATGTATTTTGGTCCATTTTTGTTTTGGCGGTGAGGAGTTAACACTGCATCCAATTAAATGTGAATGTATAGAGTGGGGAATATAAATATGTACACAACTCGTGACATTGATCTGATTTTTAACAAGTTTACTAAACGACAGTCACTGGCTTGACAATACTGAAtggaaaatactgattttacaCAGATTTTACAGTAAGGTTACGGTATGCTGCCGACAAGCAGTGTCACAAACATagtctaaaaaaaaccctggagtTGCCCACAGCACAGGCACACACCTTTTGCTCTTGTTTATTGAGAGAGAAAGCTTATATACTGTAGATTTGCTGATGTTTAATAAATAAGGTCAACttataatatataaaacaatataaacATTTATATGCTACATGCATATCATATAATTTAAAGTAATAATTTATATAGCAAAGAGATGCAGATTTATGTTCTTCCTATTTTCCTTGACAACGCACACACGCAGGAGGTGTCTATTCTTATCCATCTCCAGCCTACTAGtttattgttttctgaagtCAGTGCTCTAACATAAGTTTGGGATGTCTTGCATTGGGAGTTCCAGTGCTTGTCATCAATGCCGCGGCAGCCATTTTTTACAGGCTTGGCTTCTTTACACCTCGTTTCATAGAAGTATTGCTTAACTGGAGAGTTGCCTGTTTTAATTTCTCCCAGCACAGTTACCTGGTGTCCTCTAATGTCAATCGCAGACGATTTGTCTGTGACCCATAAACTTTCACTGTCACAAACAGAATATTCCCCTCGGTGGCTCTTGTGCTCCGCATACCTTTTCCGCCGGGAGGTTCTGTTCACCACTACTGAATTTCCAATATAATCCTCCATGAGGTACAGTGGCGGTGGTTCCAGTGGCGTGTTGTCACTCAAGAGGACTCGGGGAGAGTTGTAGCGTCTCTGCTGCCTTAAGAGGTCTGTATCCATTGAGATAACTGGCTGGAAGTCTGATTTCACATTTTCATCTCCATCCATGTCTTGCTGAGTGTCTGCTCTCTGCACTGTGTTTTGATAGTTTTCCTTAATATCTACCATCTGCTTAGAAagcttgtttttcaaaatgtctgCTTGAATGAGTTTAATAATAAGAGAATTTATTGAATCTTCTGGCAAACTCCTTTGATCCATGTTGGTAGACTGGATGCCACGAAGATATGTGAGAAATATCACATAAAACAAGATGGACATCACCTTGTTCACCTGTAAGAtctgcaaagaaacagaaagtcAACAAAAGATTAACTAAGGAAGTTTACTAGATGTAGGCATGAAAATTCAGATTTGTTTCTGGCATGTCTTACATCTTCTGCATGTTATAGATACAGATAGgccatgtatttcttttaagataatttttcattgtattttacaATGAATGAaactgttttgggtttggttttggttttttttcagtgtttcatctATATTTCATGCACTTTTCAGGAtgactttgcttttcttctttccatgtATTTTGGCAGATATGTCAGTCGGGTCCTTTCTTTACAGAGGTAGGTAGCTACTCTTGGGATAGTACATCCAGGTCttggcagcagagagaggtCAAGTTACTTTCACAGAGTCTATTCTACAGAGTGGTTTAGTTTCAAAATCACAAGATTATGCGGAGTAGCAGATTATCTAATGGTGtaaaatgaagaatttctgGCTTTGCTAAGTGTTGTCAATTTTTGTGTGTTGACACCTCATGGATCCCTCAAATTCCTATTCATCAAATGGCTGTGTTTAACTTTACCCTGAGAGCACCATCATATACTGggaaataaatactgtatttcaacagtgctctctctcttcctctctctggtgCTATAAGGGAAACTATTCCTGAAGGAAAAGGATGCAGTCAAGCAGCAAAGTAGGGTTTCTTATATTTTGAACTTCAGAAAGAGGTAGTTAGATTTCTGTAACACAAGTGAGAAGTTCAGGTGTATCCACAGACCATTTTGTACTGGTTGTTTGCAGGGTTGgggcctgggttttttttgttgtttttaatgaggTTCCTTCATTACAGTTAtatgaagtggaaaaaaactgtAGTTAGAAATATTCAAGGACAGACAAAGGACCTCCCACCCATCCGGAAACTGAAGAATCTTGTTCAAAAAGATAAACATGAATGAAAGATCAAGATTTTGAAAACTGGACCTAAAACTGTGCTTCTTCTCTGTACTGTACTTTGCCATGAACCGTTCTAAATGGATTCTTGTAACTCTAGCTTCTGAGCATCTGCTAGAAGCTCATTTGTAATTTCTGGCTAGGTCTTTCTATTGTCCTGTTTGTGTAGTTGAGAACTGTGAGCGTTCTTCTAagcaggtgggttttttttccttgtggatACCTGTATATTTTGacttatatttaaatgaaattaattttcaatgtAAAATACTAAATCATGGAAGCAAACCACCACTTCAAAGCTCACTTATTTTAATGGAATTGTTGCACAAATAGTGGattgagggaaaaaatattaaactcaTGTTAGAGCACTCTTATACCATGTGGGAAACCCTTGCTGTAGTACTGCTTCAGATGGCTCAAAACAGTCTTGACCTTGATTCTCCTGTACTGCAGACATGTCCACTACATGTCAGACCAGTAGCATTCTGGGATGAAGGCACAGAGTtacagaacacagaaaagatgTAGTTGGAAGGATCCTCAGGAAATTATCTAGTCCAATCTCACTGCTTAAAGCAGAGTCAGCTAGAGCAGCTTGCACAGGTCTGTgcccagtcaggttttgaatatctccatgGATGGATGCTTCacaacctctctaggcaacctgttccagtgtctgaccaccctcacagtaaaaaaaaaaacaaccaccaaccaaaaaccccaaaccacaaaaaacaactcatgtttcagtattattttgtatatcttaatttgtgcccattgcctcttatTCTTTCTTGGGACACCCTTGAgaaaagcctggctccatcttttTTACTCCCTTACATCAGGTATTTCTACACTTTGATAaaatccccctgagccttctcttttgcaggctgagcatccccagctctctctgtctcttctcATATGACATCGTCATCTTTGCAGACTCACTCCTGTATGCCCATGTCTCTCCTGTACCGGAGAGCTCAGAACTGGATATAGCACaccaaatgtggcctcaccagtgctgagttgAGaagaaggatcacctccctcaacctgctggtgATGCTCTGGGTACTCTGTGTTTTTCCCAGAAGAAATTACAGACAAATTAGaccttttaaacagaaaattttccatttcttcaaaTCACCATTTTCTGTTTAAGGCAAACTATTTTCTACttaagaaggcaaagaaaaaaagaaaaaagttttactgGAGAATCCTCTATCCACTCTAAGCAAAACTTCTTTTAGCAACAGTGAGTACCCACTTCATAGTTTGGAACTGCAGCAAAATCAGAGCTACTCTCTGTGGATGTGTGATCTGTCCTTTTATGGacaagaaatgtgttttttccattCTCAGTTTGTCACAGTATGAGTTCACCTAAATCTAGACTGTTGCTTGCAGCAATGTTAtgctttggagggaaaaaaaaaataagattttcagTTACCATACAATTACTGCCATACCTAAACAAATACTAACTCAATGTGGCTAGATCTCAGAGCCCATACTGTGCTGTATAAAAAGACCTCTACCTGTGCAATTTGGTCTTCCCTCAGTAAAAtatgtgcttttaaaaacagtgaaaatattatAAAACAGATGTCATTCAGCAGATTTCTTACAACACTCAGAAGGGCTAACCCACACACAGTATGACACACAACTCTATAGGATGGTGAGCAAAGCTCTGACAACACTCAGCTCAAAAGCTGAAAGCATTATTCGTGCCAACATGCAGCTGCATGTAATCACTGGTCTGCTTAGTTTCAAAACTAAGTGGCACTAGCAAAATACACAAGTTGGAGCAGGTGATGAGGTGGGAAAAGTAAGACTGGAGTTCCTGCAGAGTCTCTTTAATGTCATGCTGCACACAAAAAGGAAGGGCTAGGTACCTCAGAATTAGAGTAGTTCAAATAAACTATTTGTCTTGTCCACAGAGAAACCCcattaatggcaaaaaaatgtttaaaagtatttttctgaacCTAATGTAAAATGTCTTGTGGATTTGGTGGGAAGCATATTAAATTTGACTTGCAGTTCGATTTGTACCtggcaaattattttctgcaaaagtaaaaatatttcagaacctctctttacatttttgtaaatgtgaatacatttacattttggggtataaaatttggaaagaaaatgcaaatgtttgaTGAGATTACACTTTTCAGGGAATTTGCCCAAGACAGTTTACCTAGGAGGTTCTAAAGTGGCATGTTCAGAAATTCCAGTTCATGGCTTGAAGTTGTCTGGCTGGCCATGAAGTCCAGCACCTCAGAATATGCCTAAGGCACTATTCTAGCTAGGAGAAATGGACATTGCTGGGAAACTGTAGCTGGTTTATGGCCTTGGTTCTATTTTGAGTAGAAGACACCTTAAAAATGTACTAGTTTGCAGGGCTAGGCAATACTGCTTTTGATAAATTACTTTTTGCGCAAAATGGAACATAGTGCTTCTCTAAATTGAGGATAATTTGcaatttgtacttttttttttgttaaaccaataaaaatgagagaaaaatgtaaaacactgaaatgcttATGTTTTCATGTTTACAGAGCAGATCATTCTGATGTTTCTAGACATGCTTCATAAGTTACACAGCATAGTTCACAGAACACAAGTTCTTACTCAGTACAGTGAGTGGGTTACATATAGAGGAGACTTGCGTTCAGAAGCAAGATTTCAACAGAGGCATCCTGCCTAAGAGAATATTGACCTAACTTCCAGAATCCTGGGGCACAGGCTTGTATGGACCTTAGCAGAAACTAAGCCAACATAAGTAACAATAGCTCTTTCTTCAGCCTTTTGGAGAATGGTATAAAAATCCCTGAAGAATTTAGTCCTTCACATGAATTTTTCTGATGTCTCATTAAAaactcttaaaattaaaattattcatttcaaGTATAAAGGCTGATTTTGTTCAAGCCAAACTTTTTCTAGTTAGTTGCATATTGTgagatatttttgttgttcttcaaGGTTCTTCTCGAAATTTTCCACATGTAAATCcctgaaaatgttaattttggaCTGTGTACTGTTTGCAGTCAAGTGTGATGAATGGTCCTAGAAATGGACACAATGCTATTTATGCTCCTACAGGAAGTACAGACTAGATTACTATATTTGGGGCCTGGGGATGGGTCCCAGATAATCATAGACAAGCATTTCCATGATGACCTCAGAATAAGAGCGCAGCCCTGTGCATGGTCCCTAGTCCAGTATCAGCTGAAGTAATGTTATTAGATACAAATGGAAAAGACCTTAATCAGTGACTGCTTCTACTTCATTTCTGCCTGACAACTGATTGTGCTAGAGTACTAATGCTCCTACCTCAGCTCAGTTTCTGTTTCCATGGGTTGTCAGTTCAGCTGTGGCACACAGCCTAGTCAACATTCAGATATGTGTCAGCACATGACTTAAATGTGTCTTCAGTATATATGTTGGATATAACAACAGATCTATTTGAACCCATATAATCATCTTACTTTGAAGTACCTACTACATACCTGTCGTATAAGCGATGTGGTTATAGAACAGTTTAGATAGTGTGAATTGAGAAGAACTGATCCAGCACTTTCTCTGGATCCACACCAAAAGGTATCCCTTGTTGACCTCTTTATGGCAAACTCATCATTTAATTGCAGACTCAGTGGCCGGACATAATAGCAGATTACTCGTCTCACTTTGTGCCTGTGCCACAAAGGCCGTAGGCAGCTACCTAGGGTGGGCATCTGCAGTCTAATACAGTCTTGCTGCTGGGATATATACCCCAttttctgcctctcctcctgTATCACCCAATTCCTTTTCTATTCCATATATTGGGACTTCAGCAAGGGTTGCTGACATATACCAGAAAGCTGTTTTTCCTAAGCCCCTGAGAAGCTTTGGatcagctctgcttttgtgcTGTGCTATCCTGTGTGACTTTCTAAATGTTGGGATGCACTTTTGATGCTTTGAGCTTTTACTAGAGTTAATCTAAAAAGGGGCACATGGCTCTCAAATCAGCCTTTAAATATGTTTGGAAAACACTCTGCTATTTGAAAAAGCACTGGACATTGAGGTAGGAAGACATATTAGTCCCTCCAAGTTGGTCCCTTTGCATTGTGGTAGTGGCCCCTTATTCAGAGATAGGACCCTggctttcaaaaattatttcaaacatgGCAACAGAAGCAAAGAAGGTCCTTAAAGGGACAAAGAGTAGAACTAAGTGTCAATTAGTCATTATGAACAGTCCAGAGGGCTTGTGGGAGCACACACAAGAGCATGGCAGGAAAACCAGCATATCCTGGTAATAAACAAGTTTGACTTAGAGATTGCTGACATTTGTGGCACAGTGGGTACAAGCAAACACCATAGAAGAGAAAAGCTCATGCATTGCAAAGTTGTCtgatctttgttttgtttgtggtgatttaaaaaaatatctgtattgcTTTAATTTCTATCAGTCCCTGAACAGTCTAACCAGCTGAAGAGTGAAGTGTCATCTAATATGTTctgtgaaaataatgaaattctaGTACTGTGAGATACTGCCTAAGTCTTTTCATTTAAGTGAATGCTAAGACAAACTGGAATAGAAGGAAAAGTGACTGGTGAATGTTACATTCTGCGTTGTAATACCCAACATGATTTATGTAAGTCAGCTTGAAGTATTTGTCactttctgaaaaatttaaggactgcttttgttcttcagaCTGTGTAACTAATGATCATTTCTGGTGGCTGACAGCTTATTCAGGCTTTTGCCAAAGATGACAGTGTAATTATTCTCATTGCTTGCTAAGCATTGTTTTCACAAACTCACAGAAAGCAACAAGTAGCAGAATGTCCTGTTGGTTCCCTTATCCTAATAACTACATTAAGGAGAAATGCATCTCTTTTCCCCTGTGCTTAGGGGGACAGTGAAAAGGtacaagacaagaaaaacatCACTGCATTCTGAATATTCAGAAAGACGAGAGGATGAAAATTTGCACTGTATTTCAGAATAGTAATCAACTATTTGTACAATATGGGCCTCTAGAAGGATTTATTAAGGTAAATTGCTGCAGAGTGCTGAATGCCCCTAGAGATGCTATGACCCTCCTGAACATTTCCATTTCTCAAGATATGTAAATTTCAACACATACAGATTGAAGTTAAAGCTTTCACAGAGCCAGACCCACTAAGAAGCCAAAGAATTCAGAGACAAAATCAAAAGGGACTGAGTTATGGCAGCTCTAAGTGTTAACCCTCCCATCCTCCAGGCCAACCATTTGAATTTGAAACTAACACATTCCTcttgcagaggggctggggagtgTGGCTACACACCATACCTGATGATAAGGCCACCAAAGTTTCTTAAGTCTCTGCAGCAGGTCAGTTGCTTTTAACCATGCATTACTCAAGGCCATTTTCAAAAGGGAAGACACATCTGAGTGCTGAGCTCCAATAGCCTCCTGTGAATGGTATATATCTAATCTCTTATGGAAACTGAGTTCAGCCTACTGAGCCACTGACATTTCCTTTTCCGCTTTAAATGACTGGCTGAGCAAAGTGCAGTAAGACAGCTGTTCACTCAAGTATGAAAACATCATCTGCACTTTGAACCAATCTACACTACTATTTATGATTACCATTGTGACCATGAACTACTAGTCATTGAGGACAGGTTTCCTGACTGGTGACATCTTTCTGAGGGATAGTTTTGTGATAATGCATCTGCTGCAAAGAGCAATCTGTTTTCTGAATGGTTAAATGCACTGTGTAGAGCTGTGGCAATGTCCATTCATTTCAAATACAGTTGACTGCAATGGCAAGTGTGTCTACATTTGATCTTTCTACAAATATATCTTTTTGGAGATCAAAACGTGATTGCCTTTCACATACCTGCCCGTTTCCAAGAGAAAGGTCAGGAGCAGTTCCTCGGTGCTTACCTCACTACTTGgaacagcagctgcttctcACACCTTGTGCA encodes the following:
- the NTF3 gene encoding neurotrophin-3 isoform X1, translating into MAYLQFSGQILQVNKVMSILFYVIFLTYLRGIQSTNMDQRSLPEDSINSLIIKLIQADILKNKLSKQMVDIKENYQNTVQRADTQQDMDGDENVKSDFQPVISMDTDLLRQQRRYNSPRVLLSDNTPLEPPPLYLMEDYIGNSVVVNRTSRRKRYAEHKSHRGEYSVCDSESLWVTDKSSAIDIRGHQVTVLGEIKTGNSPVKQYFYETRCKEAKPVKNGCRGIDDKHWNSQCKTSQTYVRALTSENNKLVGWRWIRIDTSCVCALSRKIGRT
- the NTF3 gene encoding neurotrophin-3 isoform X2, whose product is MVTPTTILQVNKVMSILFYVIFLTYLRGIQSTNMDQRSLPEDSINSLIIKLIQADILKNKLSKQMVDIKENYQNTVQRADTQQDMDGDENVKSDFQPVISMDTDLLRQQRRYNSPRVLLSDNTPLEPPPLYLMEDYIGNSVVVNRTSRRKRYAEHKSHRGEYSVCDSESLWVTDKSSAIDIRGHQVTVLGEIKTGNSPVKQYFYETRCKEAKPVKNGCRGIDDKHWNSQCKTSQTYVRALTSENNKLVGWRWIRIDTSCVCALSRKIGRT